In one Nicotiana tomentosiformis chromosome 6, ASM39032v3, whole genome shotgun sequence genomic region, the following are encoded:
- the LOC138894807 gene encoding uncharacterized protein, whose translation MKEKISVQARKIEELKARLASELAKDKSEVENAKAEADAIVAVYRADAEAVQVQAREASETAQTRAYWIAELAKCQSRRETLEKIQARGFDLTNEIAKAREHEAEAGVLATFDDDDDDGSKSGSENGEDLDVKEAAPRGDQEP comes from the coding sequence atgaaggagaagatctcagttcaagcaaggaaaatagaggagctcaaggctcggttggcttccgaacttgccaaggacAAATCTGAAGTCGAAAATGCAAAGGCCGAGGCGGATgcgatcgtggccgtctatcgggccgatgctgaagccgttcaagtccaagcgagagaggcatctgagaccgctcaaactcgagcatattggattgctgaactcgccaaatgtcaatctcggagggaaaccctcgagaaGATTCaggctcgaggtttcgatcttaccaacgagatagcaaaggctagagagcatgaagccgaAGCTGGAGTGCTGGCCActttcgatgatgatgatgatgatggcagcaagagcgggtccgagaatggggaggacctcgatgtaAAAGAAGCTGCCCCCAGAGGAgatcaggaaccttag